A single region of the Lactobacillus isalae genome encodes:
- a CDS encoding YebC/PmpR family DNA-binding transcriptional regulator, translated as MSGHSKWHNIQGRKNAQDAKRGKVFQKLSREIYMAAKSGGPDPSGNPTLRMVMDKARAANMPKTNIERAIKKAEGNSDEHYDEITYEGYAPGGVAILVEALTDNKNRTASDVRVAFTRNGGSLGATGSVAYMFDRKGYIVIDRSTTDADEDQVLLDVMDAGGDDLETSDDAFEIYTDPKQFTAVRDALEKAGYKLANAELTMIPQNTTPVPADKKEQFAHLIDALEDNDDVSNVYTAAADDDE; from the coding sequence ATGTCAGGACATTCAAAATGGCACAATATTCAAGGCCGCAAGAATGCGCAAGACGCTAAGAGAGGTAAAGTTTTCCAAAAATTATCTCGTGAAATTTATATGGCTGCAAAGAGTGGTGGTCCTGACCCTTCAGGAAATCCTACTTTACGTATGGTTATGGATAAAGCACGTGCAGCTAACATGCCTAAGACTAACATCGAACGTGCTATTAAAAAGGCTGAAGGTAATTCAGATGAACATTACGACGAAATTACCTACGAAGGCTATGCACCAGGTGGTGTAGCAATTTTAGTTGAAGCTTTAACTGATAACAAGAACCGTACTGCTTCTGATGTTCGTGTAGCTTTCACTCGTAATGGTGGCTCACTTGGTGCAACTGGTTCTGTTGCTTACATGTTTGACCGTAAAGGCTACATTGTAATTGACCGTTCAACTACTGATGCTGATGAAGATCAAGTATTACTTGATGTTATGGATGCTGGTGGGGATGACTTAGAAACTAGTGATGATGCATTTGAAATCTACACTGATCCTAAGCAATTTACTGCTGTACGTGATGCATTAGAAAAGGCTGGCTACAAGTTAGCTAATGCTGAATTGACTATGATTCCACAAAACACCACTCCAGTTCCAGCAGATAAGAAAGAGCAATTTGCTCACTTAATTGATGCATTAGAAGATAATGATGATGTTTCTAATGTATATACTGCTGCTGCAGATGATGATGAATAA
- a CDS encoding VanZ family protein, producing MKRTLLTKREIIFVCLMLLVLLGLFISSSMTYHEQEMSPGFIHRHFPIIEKIVGKWNIYYAGRWHNAFLDNGEAGMTQFVMRKFAHFSSYFLVGLFACLGLDRLFKKWCGPLFIWLGIIGLAGLDEFHQYLTGDRTPSLHDVALDSAGALLAILICIFVYWLRHHQEKNNS from the coding sequence ATGAAAAGAACTTTATTAACAAAGCGAGAAATTATATTTGTCTGCTTAATGCTGCTGGTATTGCTAGGTTTATTCATTTCTAGTTCGATGACTTACCATGAGCAAGAGATGTCACCAGGATTTATTCATCGCCATTTTCCAATTATTGAGAAAATAGTAGGAAAGTGGAATATTTACTATGCTGGACGCTGGCATAATGCATTTTTGGATAATGGCGAAGCAGGGATGACACAGTTTGTTATGAGAAAATTTGCTCATTTTTCATCATACTTTTTAGTTGGATTATTTGCCTGCTTAGGTTTAGATCGTTTATTTAAAAAGTGGTGTGGTCCTTTGTTTATTTGGCTAGGAATTATTGGACTGGCTGGATTAGACGAATTCCATCAATATTTAACAGGAGATAGAACTCCGAGTCTTCATGATGTTGCTCTTGATTCAGCAGGAGCACTTTTAGCTATCTTAATCTGTATTTTCGTTTACTGGCTTAGGCACCATCAAGAAAAAAATAATTCCTAG
- the coaBC gene encoding bifunctional phosphopantothenoylcysteine decarboxylase/phosphopantothenate--cysteine ligase CoaBC translates to MKATIYITGSIAAYKAISVVRDFQKEGHEVRVAMTKEAVHLIGTQTLAALTKYPVLTDLWKEETADRIQHIELADWTDIAVVVPATANFIAKIANGLADDAASTTFLATAAHKYVVPAMNSHMWANPAFQRNLSLLKQDGISVMEPATGRLAEGYSGKGRMPEPDEIMSWINESLQAKDELKGRKIVITAGGTVSPLDPVRYLGNRSSGKMGIALTKAALAAGAEVILISGHISVPLPQSPKLKNVHVETTEDMLSAVKDVFSSADALIMAAAVADYEPVNYIDHKIKKQDQGDELKIYLKETPDILKTMGSLKNKKQVVVGFAAETNDLLENAAKKLQKKNADMIVANDVSHGVFGSDEDKVTILRKDKANQNLKERTKVEIAKKIIALVADELESREDIE, encoded by the coding sequence ATGAAAGCTACAATATATATTACGGGAAGTATTGCTGCTTATAAAGCAATTAGCGTTGTACGCGATTTTCAAAAAGAGGGACATGAAGTTAGAGTAGCTATGACTAAAGAAGCAGTTCATTTAATTGGTACGCAAACTTTAGCTGCTTTGACTAAATATCCTGTGTTAACTGATCTCTGGAAGGAAGAAACAGCTGATAGAATACAGCATATTGAATTGGCAGATTGGACGGATATTGCAGTAGTTGTTCCAGCAACGGCGAACTTTATTGCAAAAATTGCTAACGGCCTAGCTGACGATGCAGCAAGTACTACTTTTTTGGCAACTGCTGCTCATAAGTATGTTGTGCCAGCAATGAATAGCCATATGTGGGCTAATCCAGCCTTTCAAAGAAATTTGTCCTTGTTAAAGCAAGATGGAATTTCTGTAATGGAGCCGGCTACTGGGCGTCTAGCTGAAGGATATAGTGGAAAAGGAAGAATGCCAGAGCCAGATGAGATTATGTCTTGGATAAATGAGTCTCTTCAAGCTAAAGATGAATTAAAAGGAAGAAAAATCGTTATTACGGCTGGCGGGACTGTTTCTCCGCTTGATCCAGTTCGCTATTTAGGAAATCGCTCTAGCGGGAAGATGGGGATAGCACTAACCAAAGCAGCTCTTGCAGCAGGAGCAGAGGTTATTTTGATTTCTGGCCATATTTCTGTTCCCCTTCCTCAATCACCAAAATTAAAGAACGTTCATGTAGAAACTACTGAAGACATGTTATCAGCCGTGAAAGATGTTTTTTCTAGTGCAGACGCATTAATTATGGCAGCTGCGGTAGCGGATTATGAGCCAGTAAATTATATTGACCATAAAATTAAAAAGCAGGACCAGGGAGATGAATTAAAGATATATTTAAAAGAGACTCCCGATATTCTGAAAACAATGGGAAGCTTAAAGAATAAAAAACAGGTCGTAGTTGGCTTTGCGGCTGAAACAAATGATTTATTAGAAAATGCTGCGAAAAAATTACAAAAGAAAAATGCAGATATGATTGTAGCTAATGACGTTAGTCACGGCGTATTTGGAAGTGATGAAGATAAGGTTACAATTTTAAGAAAAGATAAGGCAAATCAAAATCTAAAAGAAAGAACTAAGGTGGAGATTGCTAAGAAAATAATAGCCTTGGTTGCTGATGAGCTTGAAAGTAGGGAAGATATAGAATGA
- a CDS encoding metal ABC transporter solute-binding protein, Zn/Mn family: MKKYFQKFLALFVTAGALILILTGCSKKSDSSSNKLSIVTSTNVYADIAQNVLGKYGKATAIITNSSTDPHDFEPTTADAKKVQDAKIVVANGLGYDSWLPKLAKSNNKSAVLVGEDLMDLKNGANPHIWFDLNMPTKYVNYLVKRLSKIDKKHATYYKENGAKYLAKINKIKKVADSIDGAKQKPVYVSEPVFDYALKATHFKIGDKAFEEAIENETDPSAKIVHQMNQTISNRGISFFVKNSQVSSSTVNNFVKRAKSKNIPILQVRETIPNNTTYLAWMTENYQNLANINKKLK, encoded by the coding sequence ATGAAAAAATATTTTCAAAAATTTTTAGCTCTCTTTGTTACAGCGGGTGCTCTTATTTTAATTCTTACTGGCTGTTCAAAAAAATCTGATTCTTCATCAAATAAACTTTCTATTGTCACAAGTACCAACGTCTATGCCGATATTGCACAAAACGTTTTAGGCAAATATGGAAAAGCTACTGCTATCATTACTAACAGCTCCACTGATCCGCATGACTTCGAACCAACAACTGCTGATGCCAAAAAGGTTCAAGATGCAAAAATTGTAGTTGCTAATGGCTTAGGCTATGACTCCTGGTTACCCAAACTTGCCAAATCCAATAATAAATCTGCCGTCCTAGTTGGCGAAGATCTAATGGATCTAAAAAATGGTGCTAACCCACATATTTGGTTTGATTTAAATATGCCAACAAAATATGTTAACTATTTAGTTAAACGCTTATCTAAGATTGATAAAAAACATGCAACTTACTATAAAGAAAATGGTGCTAAATACTTAGCAAAAATCAATAAAATTAAAAAAGTTGCTGATTCTATCGATGGAGCAAAGCAAAAACCAGTATATGTTAGTGAACCAGTATTCGATTATGCTTTAAAAGCTACTCACTTTAAGATTGGCGATAAAGCTTTTGAAGAAGCTATTGAAAATGAAACTGATCCTAGTGCTAAGATTGTTCATCAAATGAATCAAACAATTAGTAATCGTGGAATTTCTTTCTTTGTCAAAAATTCTCAAGTAAGTAGTTCTACTGTCAATAATTTCGTTAAAAGAGCTAAATCAAAAAACATTCCAATTTTACAAGTTCGCGAAACCATTCCTAACAATACAACTTATCTTGCATGGATGACAGAAAATTACCAAAATTTGGCAAATATTAATAAAAAACTAAAATAA
- a CDS encoding alpha/beta fold hydrolase produces MLFKTSDDIEIDYELSGKGKPIVLVNGFGAYQEIWSAQVPFLTKLGYQVLTYDHRNMGPSQRTEKGHNIARLTQDLYELTSFLKIKQAIFMGHSMGASIIFCLMKKWPEIVKQALLVDQSPKMLNDKNWEYGFIDYTSKNYEEKCQERPHVHETYAGLDDGVYAKLMLAKKANPFDRKDNVDLLENHMSLDWREVLETTNIPTTFFVAKESPYYRDGYEKWLEQKNKKINSFIMSPSGHVIMAEIPQQFNSKLKDILE; encoded by the coding sequence ATGCTTTTTAAAACGAGCGATGATATAGAAATTGATTACGAATTGAGTGGGAAAGGAAAGCCAATCGTTTTAGTTAACGGCTTTGGAGCATATCAAGAAATTTGGTCAGCGCAAGTACCATTTTTAACAAAGTTAGGCTATCAAGTTTTAACTTATGATCATCGGAATATGGGCCCGAGTCAGCGGACTGAGAAAGGGCATAATATTGCACGTTTGACACAGGATTTATATGAACTAACATCTTTTTTGAAAATAAAACAGGCAATTTTTATGGGACACTCAATGGGTGCGTCAATTATCTTTTGTCTAATGAAAAAATGGCCAGAAATAGTTAAACAGGCTTTGTTAGTGGATCAATCACCTAAGATGCTTAATGATAAGAACTGGGAATATGGCTTTATAGATTATACCAGTAAGAATTATGAAGAAAAATGCCAGGAAAGGCCACATGTTCACGAAACTTATGCTGGTTTAGATGATGGTGTGTATGCAAAGTTAATGTTAGCTAAAAAGGCTAATCCTTTTGATAGAAAAGATAATGTGGACTTACTTGAGAATCATATGTCGCTAGATTGGCGTGAAGTTTTAGAAACAACAAACATCCCGACTACTTTTTTCGTTGCTAAAGAAAGTCCATATTATCGTGATGGATATGAAAAGTGGCTTGAACAGAAAAATAAAAAGATAAATAGCTTTATTATGTCACCGAGTGGACATGTAATTATGGCTGAAATTCCACAACAATTTAATAGTAAGCTAAAGGATATTTTAGAGTAG
- a CDS encoding DUF4097 family beta strand repeat-containing protein — MIDEKLKEFFNKFPHIKENKPLQNTLSKKLNNLIKKEIQHGASQIEAEQKALLNLTDLDTLLSQLKNLEETDYSKYNDFFAKIFDSKLVNELKLKLNQIDEIHLNYRLGDILVLPTNSSNLIVHDFMSRDIENLYSTVEKVGNVLKITQGPRKLVGIFKNKTLLFLPKDFNGFLTIRSQSGDVYINKIPNYCMLDITAVSGDLLLAHSTLKRVQADLKSGDIAVSNTSANVFHINAHSGVLTSDNVQAKEEISYHTSSGNIDLENISTKDFFIDTKSGKITVTGLNSQNLDIVTDTGNMLLSKIKGSGNIKSSVGKIKLSLADNPQFNLSIHTKVGNVLVNIPHTMFFKFKINTKKIGPTDLPIDSIIYGSDDYDKIEGYVGREDSNSSIAITSEVGKVSIKNQN, encoded by the coding sequence ATGATTGATGAAAAACTAAAAGAATTTTTCAATAAATTTCCTCATATCAAAGAAAATAAACCTTTACAAAACACTTTAAGTAAAAAGCTTAACAATTTAATAAAAAAAGAGATTCAACACGGTGCAAGTCAAATTGAAGCAGAACAAAAAGCGCTTTTGAACTTAACTGATCTTGATACTCTCCTATCTCAATTAAAAAATTTAGAAGAAACTGACTATAGCAAATATAATGATTTCTTTGCCAAAATTTTTGATTCTAAACTAGTCAATGAATTAAAACTAAAGTTAAATCAAATTGATGAAATTCACCTTAACTATCGTCTAGGAGATATTTTAGTTTTACCAACTAATTCTTCAAATTTAATTGTCCATGATTTTATGTCTCGTGATATCGAAAATCTTTACTCGACAGTAGAAAAAGTAGGAAATGTTTTAAAAATTACTCAGGGACCACGTAAATTAGTAGGGATTTTTAAGAATAAAACTTTATTATTTTTGCCTAAAGATTTCAATGGCTTTTTAACTATCCGCAGTCAAAGCGGGGATGTTTACATTAATAAAATTCCCAATTATTGCATGCTTGATATAACAGCTGTTTCTGGTGATCTCTTATTAGCCCACTCTACCCTTAAACGAGTTCAAGCAGACTTAAAATCAGGTGATATAGCTGTTTCTAATACGTCCGCAAATGTTTTTCATATTAATGCTCATTCTGGTGTTCTAACAAGTGATAATGTTCAAGCAAAAGAAGAAATATCGTACCATACCAGTAGCGGTAACATTGATTTAGAAAATATTTCAACTAAAGATTTCTTTATCGATACTAAAAGCGGAAAAATTACGGTTACCGGTTTAAATAGCCAAAATCTTGATATAGTAACTGATACTGGAAACATGTTGCTTAGTAAAATTAAAGGAAGTGGCAATATTAAATCTAGTGTTGGTAAAATTAAATTGTCTCTTGCTGATAATCCGCAATTTAACCTCTCAATTCACACTAAAGTCGGAAATGTACTTGTTAATATTCCACATACTATGTTTTTCAAGTTCAAAATTAATACCAAAAAGATTGGTCCTACTGATCTTCCTATTGATTCCATTATTTATGGTAGCGATGATTACGACAAAATTGAGGGTTATGTTGGACGAGAAGATTCCAATAGTTCAATAGCTATTACAAGCGAAGTAGGAAAAGTATCAATTAAGAATCAAAATTAA
- the crcB gene encoding fluoride efflux transporter CrcB, with product MMTILTAGFGAIWGAILRYGITNYGKKHWSKNFPYATLFINLTGAFILGFVFSCNLSPFVYALVGTGVLGGYTTFSTLNVELLSHWRDHNYSTFILYALLSYGGGLILVFAGYKARSLI from the coding sequence ATGATGACGATTTTGACAGCAGGTTTTGGAGCTATTTGGGGCGCAATCTTAAGATATGGAATTACGAATTATGGTAAAAAGCATTGGTCCAAAAATTTTCCATATGCGACTTTATTCATAAATCTTACAGGAGCGTTTATTTTAGGTTTTGTATTCTCATGTAATTTGTCGCCCTTTGTCTATGCTTTAGTTGGAACTGGGGTGTTAGGTGGTTATACTACATTCTCAACTCTAAACGTTGAGCTGCTTTCTCATTGGCGCGACCACAATTATAGTACTTTTATTCTGTATGCTTTACTTTCCTATGGTGGAGGATTGATCTTAGTATTTGCGGGATATAAAGCGAGATCGTTAATTTAA
- a CDS encoding fluoride efflux transporter FluC has translation MNKKWKNYLSVGVFAFFGGALRAYLNLIWSQAGTFTANIIGCFLLAFFTYFFVEYREGRDWLVTGLSTGFVGSFTTFSSFHLDTLKQLENGMNSQAVIYFFSSIFIGFLFAYLGMIIGKRTGRKLAVKA, from the coding sequence ATGAATAAAAAGTGGAAAAATTATTTAAGTGTAGGAGTATTTGCCTTTTTTGGAGGTGCATTAAGGGCGTATTTGAATTTGATCTGGTCGCAGGCTGGAACTTTTACAGCTAATATTATTGGTTGTTTTTTATTGGCATTTTTCACCTATTTCTTTGTTGAATATAGAGAAGGCCGTGATTGGCTAGTTACGGGATTAAGTACTGGTTTTGTCGGTTCCTTTACTACTTTTTCTAGTTTTCATTTAGATACATTGAAACAATTAGAAAATGGGATGAATAGTCAGGCAGTAATTTATTTCTTTAGTTCAATATTTATCGGATTTTTATTTGCGTATTTAGGAATGATAATTGGAAAAAGAACAGGTAGAAAGTTGGCAGTAAAAGCATGA
- a CDS encoding Cof-type HAD-IIB family hydrolase, whose translation MNIKLIAVDLDGTLLNDKQEVSTKTKEALQKASKMGIKIVPCSGRPFPGIKEYLDELNLKDPNQYVVAFNGALVLNSAGKPIVEELLNYSDFLFFEKIAENLQANFHIEVRDKFITLNHFINYYLSRESWLTRMPIEVSELKNISEDIKFTKAMFSGSPAEMNNIYQNLPKDVVEKYNVSTSDETLIEINSKQASKGNALKELAKKLNFKQDEVMIFGDQKNDISMFDVAGFYKVAMGNAVPEIKKRANYVTKTNNEDGIAYALRKLIFDE comes from the coding sequence ATGAATATAAAATTAATTGCTGTTGATCTTGATGGAACTTTATTAAACGATAAGCAAGAAGTAAGTACTAAAACAAAAGAAGCATTGCAAAAGGCATCTAAGATGGGGATCAAGATAGTTCCATGTTCTGGTAGACCCTTTCCTGGTATTAAAGAATATCTAGATGAATTAAATTTAAAGGACCCCAATCAATATGTAGTTGCTTTTAATGGAGCGTTGGTTTTAAATTCTGCTGGAAAACCAATAGTTGAGGAATTGCTTAACTATAGTGATTTTCTATTTTTTGAAAAAATTGCAGAGAATTTACAGGCTAATTTTCATATTGAAGTAAGGGATAAGTTTATTACTCTAAATCATTTTATTAATTATTATTTATCACGTGAAAGCTGGCTGACTAGGATGCCAATCGAAGTTTCTGAGCTAAAAAACATCTCAGAAGACATTAAATTTACTAAGGCTATGTTCTCGGGCTCACCTGCTGAAATGAATAATATCTATCAAAATTTACCCAAAGATGTGGTCGAAAAATATAATGTCTCTACTTCAGATGAAACTTTGATTGAAATTAATTCTAAGCAGGCTTCAAAGGGAAATGCTCTAAAAGAATTAGCTAAAAAACTTAATTTTAAACAAGATGAAGTAATGATTTTTGGTGATCAGAAAAATGATATTTCGATGTTTGATGTTGCTGGGTTTTATAAAGTGGCGATGGGAAATGCTGTACCAGAGATAAAAAAACGTGCCAATTATGTTACTAAAACGAATAATGAAGATGGAATTGCGTATGCATTGAGAAAGTTGATTTTTGATGAATAA
- the glmM gene encoding phosphoglucosamine mutase: MLKYFGTDGVRGVANAGLTPEMAFKLGRDGGYVLTKDKKDGERAKVLVSRDTRISGQMLEYALISGLLSVGIEVLEVGVITTPGLSYLVRAQGADAGVQISASHNPVEDNGIKFFGSDGLKLSDAKEEEIEKLIDAPEDKLPRPSAEGLGTVTNYHEGASKYLQFIENTLPEELDGIKVVVDGANGAASALISRLFADMGVDFTTIATHPDGLNINDHVGATHTKKLQEEVVKQGAQLGLAFDGDADRCIAVDENGNEVDGDHIMYVIGSYLADHGRLKKDTIVTTVMSNLGFTKALERRGLKNVRTQVGDRYVSEEMRANGYNLGGEQSGHVIISDYHNTGDGMLTGLHLLYVMKDTGKSLSELLSDFKEYPQRLINVPVENKKDWKEHKRITEAIKKVEEELSDEGRIFVRPSGTQSLLRVMTEAPTQELADKYCEEVAKVVEEEMGSK, translated from the coding sequence ATGCTTAAATATTTTGGAACAGATGGTGTACGGGGGGTTGCTAATGCAGGCTTAACTCCAGAAATGGCTTTTAAATTAGGTCGTGATGGAGGATACGTTCTTACTAAAGATAAAAAGGATGGAGAAAGAGCTAAAGTATTAGTTTCTCGCGATACTCGTATTTCTGGACAAATGTTAGAATACGCATTGATTTCTGGTTTACTTTCCGTGGGAATTGAAGTTTTAGAAGTTGGTGTTATTACTACACCTGGTCTTTCTTACTTAGTACGTGCCCAAGGTGCAGATGCCGGTGTTCAAATTTCTGCTTCACATAATCCAGTCGAAGATAATGGAATTAAGTTCTTTGGTAGCGATGGTTTGAAGTTATCGGATGCTAAAGAAGAAGAAATCGAAAAATTAATTGATGCACCTGAAGATAAACTTCCTCGTCCTTCAGCAGAAGGTTTAGGCACTGTAACAAATTACCATGAAGGTGCTTCTAAGTACTTACAATTTATTGAAAATACTTTACCAGAAGAATTAGATGGTATTAAAGTTGTTGTAGATGGTGCAAATGGTGCGGCTAGTGCTTTAATTTCAAGATTATTTGCTGATATGGGCGTTGATTTTACTACTATTGCAACTCATCCAGATGGCTTAAATATTAATGACCACGTTGGAGCTACTCACACTAAGAAATTACAAGAAGAAGTTGTAAAGCAAGGTGCACAATTAGGTTTGGCATTTGATGGGGATGCTGACCGTTGTATTGCTGTTGATGAAAACGGTAATGAAGTTGATGGTGACCACATTATGTACGTCATTGGATCATACCTTGCTGATCACGGACGTTTAAAGAAAGATACCATTGTTACAACTGTAATGAGTAACCTTGGTTTTACTAAGGCTTTAGAAAGACGCGGCCTTAAGAATGTAAGAACTCAAGTTGGTGACCGTTACGTTTCAGAAGAAATGAGAGCTAATGGCTACAATCTTGGCGGTGAACAATCAGGTCACGTAATTATCAGCGATTACCATAATACTGGAGACGGTATGCTTACTGGATTACATTTATTATATGTAATGAAGGATACTGGTAAGTCATTAAGTGAATTATTAAGTGACTTTAAGGAATATCCACAACGCTTAATTAATGTACCCGTTGAAAACAAAAAAGACTGGAAAGAACATAAACGCATTACAGAAGCAATTAAGAAGGTTGAAGAAGAGTTAAGTGATGAAGGACGTATTTTTGTTCGTCCATCAGGAACTCAAAGTTTGCTTCGTGTAATGACTGAAGCTCCAACACAAGAATTAGCTGATAAATATTGTGAAGAAGTAGCTAAAGTTGTTGAAGAAGAAATGGGCTCGAAATAG
- a CDS encoding CdaR family protein, which produces MKRFFDKPWFYRIVALILAILLTIYVSSNQQGYVTQGRREETLKTATKTQVIKAPLQVSVNTDKYYVTGYPEKINLTLEGSNALVTSTINTQNFRVYIDLSHLKTGEHTVPIKVNGLSTQLTYSVSPSKVRVNIQRRKSRTLPVQIEYNKSAVSRGYNLGTAKSDPEVVNITGAKSEVNQVDRVVARASLPKGIDSTFEREEMLVALDKDGHQLNVAIDPATAHITIPINLSKKKVKINVTSKNESSTRVYSLTAKKETVEIYGDENTLKKITSIPLKVDLSGIDRDVTKDVAIKLPNGVVKSSPSVIPVHIKVTATTAKKE; this is translated from the coding sequence ATGAAAAGATTTTTTGATAAACCTTGGTTCTATCGAATTGTTGCATTGATTTTGGCCATTTTATTAACTATCTATGTTTCATCTAACCAACAAGGCTATGTAACACAAGGAAGACGTGAAGAAACTTTAAAAACTGCTACTAAGACGCAGGTAATTAAGGCTCCGTTGCAAGTTTCAGTAAATACTGATAAATACTATGTAACAGGTTATCCAGAAAAAATAAATTTAACTTTAGAAGGATCTAATGCATTAGTTACATCTACTATTAATACTCAAAATTTTCGTGTTTATATTGACTTAAGTCACTTAAAGACTGGTGAACATACAGTACCAATTAAGGTAAATGGCTTAAGTACGCAATTAACTTATAGTGTCAGTCCCAGCAAAGTACGTGTAAATATTCAAAGAAGAAAATCTCGCACTCTTCCTGTACAAATAGAGTATAATAAGAGTGCTGTATCTCGTGGATATAATCTTGGAACGGCTAAGAGCGATCCAGAAGTAGTTAACATTACTGGTGCTAAAAGTGAAGTTAACCAAGTTGATCGTGTTGTAGCTAGAGCAAGTTTACCTAAGGGAATAGACAGCACATTTGAGCGCGAAGAAATGCTGGTAGCACTTGATAAGGATGGACATCAGCTTAATGTTGCGATTGATCCAGCAACAGCGCATATTACTATCCCAATTAACTTATCGAAAAAGAAAGTTAAAATAAACGTAACATCGAAAAATGAGTCATCGACTCGCGTTTATTCTTTAACTGCAAAGAAGGAAACAGTTGAGATATATGGTGATGAAAATACACTTAAGAAAATAACATCCATTCCTTTAAAGGTTGATTTAAGTGGCATTGATCGAGATGTTACTAAGGATGTTGCAATTAAGTTGCCTAATGGCGTAGTTAAATCTTCACCATCGGTAATACCGGTGCATATAAAGGTAACCGCTACTACTGCTAAAAAAGAATAA
- the cdaA gene encoding diadenylate cyclase CdaA: MKFNIEQIFTWQNFMNIIDILIVWYIIYRLIMLVRGTKAVQLVKGISLIILVRIVAGLLHLHTLTYFVDQILSWSVIGIIVIFQPEIRRGLEHLGRSPIFGGTTMTEKQAAEKMIGELDKAIQYMSKRRIGALITIQQNTGLEDYIETGIPIDADITGELLINIFIPNTPLHDGAVIIRNNRIAVAAAYLPLSDNSMIPKKLGTRHRAGVGISEVTDAITIVVSEETGGVTITRNSQFMLDLTREEYLKYLNAQLVPKEEEEKPKWYQRIVNHVWNWGSNKK; the protein is encoded by the coding sequence ATGAAGTTTAATATTGAGCAGATATTCACCTGGCAAAATTTTATGAATATTATTGATATTCTAATCGTTTGGTACATTATTTATCGCTTAATTATGCTGGTAAGAGGTACTAAGGCTGTCCAATTAGTTAAAGGAATATCATTAATTATTCTGGTCAGAATTGTAGCTGGGTTGTTACATTTACATACATTAACTTATTTTGTTGATCAAATTCTTTCTTGGTCAGTAATCGGAATAATTGTTATTTTCCAACCAGAAATCAGACGTGGTCTTGAACACTTAGGTCGCTCACCAATTTTTGGTGGAACTACAATGACTGAAAAACAGGCTGCTGAAAAGATGATTGGGGAACTAGATAAGGCAATTCAATATATGTCTAAAAGAAGAATTGGTGCCCTAATTACCATTCAGCAAAATACGGGGTTAGAGGATTATATTGAAACTGGTATACCTATTGATGCTGATATTACCGGCGAATTGCTAATCAATATTTTTATTCCAAATACTCCATTGCATGACGGTGCTGTAATTATTCGCAACAATCGAATTGCCGTAGCAGCTGCATATTTACCACTTTCAGACAATAGTATGATTCCTAAAAAGCTTGGAACGCGTCACAGAGCTGGTGTAGGTATTTCAGAAGTTACAGATGCAATAACCATTGTTGTCTCTGAAGAAACCGGTGGAGTAACAATTACGCGTAATAGTCAATTTATGCTTGATTTGACTAGAGAAGAGTATTTGAAATATTTAAATGCTCAATTGGTTCCAAAAGAAGAAGAGGAAAAGCCGAAGTGGTACCAAAGAATTGTAAATCATGTATGGAATTGGGGGTCAAATAAAAAATGA